From Thermoflavifilum aggregans, a single genomic window includes:
- a CDS encoding radical SAM protein: MKHKPEVQLDPFLPYHFLHEQEPDQQGMIREVNTIFLTSKTCVFSCIFCDLWKNTVPQAPPRGAFLKQIHYALEQLPNASVVKLYNNGNFFDPKCLSPDDYPDICSRLSSYERVVVENHPLLCGALCANFQQQLAGQLEIAMGLETIHPEVLPRLKKQLTRDDFCRAAEFLLQRHIDIRVFLMLSPPFLTDREESIHWTLESMHFAFAHGAGCCSVIPTRATTAVMQQLQQQRNYQAPTLDMLEEVMEKALQRGYRRVFADTWDIAFMSRCSHCFEARKQRLERMNLTQQLEPPVHCAYCQNNS; the protein is encoded by the coding sequence ATGAAGCACAAGCCCGAAGTGCAGCTGGATCCCTTTCTCCCTTATCATTTTCTGCATGAGCAGGAGCCGGATCAACAGGGCATGATCCGGGAAGTCAATACCATTTTTCTCACCAGCAAAACCTGTGTGTTCTCCTGCATTTTTTGTGATTTATGGAAAAATACTGTGCCGCAGGCGCCTCCACGGGGTGCTTTTCTGAAGCAGATCCATTATGCACTGGAACAACTGCCAAATGCATCGGTGGTGAAATTGTACAACAATGGCAATTTTTTTGACCCTAAATGCCTTTCACCCGATGATTATCCGGATATCTGCAGCCGTCTCAGTTCGTATGAACGCGTAGTGGTGGAAAACCATCCTTTGCTGTGCGGGGCTTTGTGTGCAAACTTTCAGCAGCAGCTTGCCGGACAGCTGGAAATTGCCATGGGGCTGGAAACCATTCATCCCGAAGTTTTACCCCGCTTGAAGAAGCAACTGACCAGAGATGATTTTTGCCGGGCTGCTGAATTTCTATTGCAACGGCATATTGATATACGGGTCTTTTTAATGCTTTCACCACCTTTTCTGACCGATCGCGAGGAGAGTATTCATTGGACATTGGAAAGCATGCACTTTGCTTTTGCGCATGGAGCAGGCTGTTGTTCAGTAATTCCCACGCGGGCAACCACAGCCGTTATGCAACAATTGCAGCAACAGCGCAATTATCAGGCTCCTACACTGGATATGCTGGAGGAAGTGATGGAAAAAGCATTGCAAAGAGGCTACAGGCGTGTATTTGCCGATACCTGGGATATTGCATTCATGTCCAGATGCTCCCATTGTTTCGAAGCCCGGAAGCAAAGACTGGAGCGAATGAATCTGACCCAGCAGCTGGAACCCCCTGTGCATTGTGCCTATTGCCAAAACAATTCCTGA
- a CDS encoding NAD(P)/FAD-dependent oxidoreductase encodes MRPSFPRYDVLIAGAGFAGSLAALILQRLGWKVCVVEKARHPRFAIGESSTPAADMILRDFARQYDLPWLHAFSRYGSWCRSYPDVMRGLKRGFSFYKHYPGKAFYTNDQHEHELLVAASVDDEHSDTQWLRADFDAFLVEKVQEAGIVYLDQAEIVDVEEAEELTFTLQREGVDRKLRADFFIDATGSPHLLQRLWQVPSTADDFYTHSFAVFSHFEQVPLWEEMLAGMGYKTHDYPYRADFSALHHILDEGWMWMLRFDDGRVSIGFVLDGHADLPGLPLKQINDMPAGQIWQQMLSRYPSLQELMRGARLCAQPGRLLRSTRLQRRLWQPAGRRWVALPHTAGFVDPLFSPGNAHTLSGLERIVRIFQQDRDEDRQELLRKYASELQEEHRLIDKLIAGCYRTMSHFQLFTAWSMVYFACTIAYEQHRNAVSAAHTANLPEGFLLAGRAEIRQMVEACWQALQQLPQNENYTPRQIDAFNRKIRDCIAPFNTAGLLNPAVHNMYHHTTADV; translated from the coding sequence ATGAGACCGTCTTTTCCCCGATACGATGTGCTGATTGCCGGCGCCGGATTTGCCGGTTCACTGGCAGCCCTGATCTTGCAACGCCTGGGGTGGAAAGTGTGTGTGGTAGAAAAAGCCAGACATCCGCGATTTGCTATTGGCGAATCTTCCACTCCAGCAGCCGACATGATTCTTCGGGATTTTGCCAGGCAATATGATTTGCCATGGCTGCATGCTTTTTCTCGTTATGGAAGCTGGTGCCGCAGTTATCCTGATGTGATGCGGGGTTTGAAGCGGGGATTTAGCTTTTACAAACACTATCCCGGTAAAGCTTTTTATACCAATGACCAGCATGAGCATGAACTGCTGGTAGCGGCGAGTGTGGATGATGAACATTCCGATACGCAATGGCTACGAGCAGATTTCGATGCCTTCCTGGTGGAGAAAGTACAGGAAGCCGGTATTGTCTACCTGGATCAGGCTGAGATTGTGGATGTGGAAGAGGCTGAAGAATTGACTTTTACCCTGCAGCGTGAAGGAGTGGACAGGAAGCTGAGGGCTGATTTTTTCATAGATGCCACTGGCAGTCCGCATTTGCTGCAGCGGCTCTGGCAGGTACCCTCGACGGCCGATGATTTTTATACACATTCTTTTGCTGTGTTTTCGCATTTTGAACAGGTGCCGCTATGGGAAGAAATGCTCGCCGGCATGGGATATAAAACGCACGATTATCCCTACCGGGCTGATTTTTCGGCTCTGCATCATATTCTCGATGAGGGATGGATGTGGATGTTGCGGTTTGATGATGGCCGCGTAAGCATTGGTTTTGTGCTCGACGGACATGCAGATTTGCCGGGCTTGCCGCTCAAGCAGATAAATGATATGCCTGCTGGGCAGATATGGCAACAGATGCTGAGCCGCTATCCATCCCTGCAGGAATTAATGCGGGGGGCCAGGCTTTGTGCTCAGCCGGGGCGTTTGCTGCGATCAACCAGGTTGCAGAGACGGTTGTGGCAGCCAGCCGGTCGTCGGTGGGTGGCATTGCCCCATACGGCCGGATTTGTGGATCCTCTGTTCAGCCCAGGCAATGCACATACCCTTTCCGGCCTGGAACGAATCGTAAGGATTTTTCAGCAGGACAGGGATGAAGATCGGCAGGAGCTGTTGCGGAAATATGCGAGTGAGCTGCAGGAAGAACACCGGCTGATTGACAAATTGATTGCAGGTTGTTACCGCACAATGTCCCATTTTCAGCTCTTTACGGCCTGGAGTATGGTATATTTTGCCTGTACCATTGCCTATGAACAGCATCGAAATGCTGTGTCGGCTGCGCATACGGCAAATCTGCCGGAAGGCTTTTTACTGGCCGGCAGGGCTGAGATCCGACAGATGGTGGAAGCATGCTGGCAGGCGTTGCAGCAACTGCCGCAAAATGAAAATTATACTCCCCGTCAGATCGATGCGTTTAACCGGAAAATCCGAGATTGTATTGCGCCTTTCAACACAGCAGGTTTACTCAATCCTGCGGTGCATAACATGTACCACCACACCACAGCCGATGTATGA
- a CDS encoding CRTAC1 family protein, producing the protein MKNQLLLVFSCVCMLLFSCHHQAEQQASSSGHSARELALEYLSENKLDEAELAFKKAIQENPEDVSNYVALCRLYLLKKNDAEAESMARSGLKKFPRQADLWLTLAQVYIARHQIAQARSVFETMLHNDSTDIRAYFGLANLDSSIELQQQHLLRIIHLRPANLVPRLKLAEALAMAHQADSARFYLQSIQKIAPDFLPAARQAYQQAMDLLENQQPEAALPYIKAFHDQMKLTGAYISGADELEMPQMFAGYFDVETNIRNLALDTSSSGPSPASDILNVMKFTDATEGSGIPAIRNSTQPPAVLAVTDYDAEGNMFLYTSYPVSASRSVPYLLVNSMGTFSPCRVVGDLAHDGMDLDAVFADYDNDGYPDLFVSTTSGIVVFKNNGDGSFTRIRNDIGLNHADHVTRMLFADLDQDGDLDLYAAGKNGNLFFRNNGDGTFTENTRAMQLNDDGTLSMDFGDWDNDGDLDIVCLDQQGVKLFNNDRHGRFHEISDSVGLRNPAYTGSVIAFGDYNNDGRLDILIAGGKNGCTLLENQPDHHFVPDKLASAQLSRALKGMQVYDAAFVDIDNDGHEDICVVGTSDNGTAPGIRLFHNEGAKGFRDISNLLPQENLQAYRLRIADYNFDGDEDIFIAGPSGTRLLRNDGGNLNHFIQIQLTGLAYGNSKNNRAGIGARIELKAGDLYQAKTVKSTLTEFGLGQRRRVDAVRILWPNGVPQTVLDPTSKQRILEQEQLKGSCPFLYTWNGKRFIFLKDMMWRSILGVPFAIHGKDTVYADSGPSKEYLLIPGEALQPNHGQYQLRITEELWETMYLDELRLYAVDHPDSVNVYTDERFVPPPYPGLTLYQVAHPHLPVRATDGYGHDLLPLLQAYDFQYVADFPLGKYQGLTPLHDLILDLGPAAANDDSLLLFLRGWIMPTDASINTALTQTSRFRQQPPLVQVINRAGQWQTVIPNMGFPMGRDKMIVIDLSHKFLTPGDRRIRIRTTMQIYWDQAFFVTHPPAAPLRISPVAMQSADLRYRGYSAFYHKGSPYGPLWYDYDRVSTGQRWRDLTGYYTRYGDVLPLLQKADDAYIIANSGDEVAVAFDATRLPALPKGWKRDFVLYSEGWVKDGDLNTACSQTVEPLPFHGMPSYPYGPEVHYPSDSAHQRYLRTYNTRKVDADDFRNALRNGTAERP; encoded by the coding sequence ATGAAAAATCAATTGTTACTTGTCTTTTCATGCGTATGCATGTTGCTGTTCAGCTGCCACCATCAGGCTGAACAGCAGGCTTCATCATCCGGACATTCGGCCAGAGAACTTGCCCTGGAATATCTTTCAGAAAACAAACTGGATGAAGCAGAGCTGGCTTTCAAAAAAGCCATACAGGAAAACCCGGAAGATGTATCGAACTACGTTGCTCTTTGCCGCCTGTATCTGTTGAAAAAAAATGACGCAGAAGCTGAAAGCATGGCCCGTTCAGGATTGAAGAAATTCCCCCGACAGGCTGATCTGTGGCTCACCCTGGCACAAGTATATATCGCACGGCACCAGATTGCGCAGGCTCGTTCCGTTTTTGAAACCATGCTGCACAATGATTCTACCGATATAAGAGCCTATTTCGGACTAGCCAACCTGGATTCATCCATTGAGCTTCAGCAACAGCATTTATTGCGCATCATTCATCTGAGACCCGCCAACCTGGTACCCAGGCTAAAGCTTGCCGAAGCCCTGGCTATGGCACATCAGGCCGATTCTGCAAGATTTTATCTCCAAAGCATTCAGAAGATTGCTCCTGATTTTTTACCTGCAGCTCGGCAGGCTTATCAGCAGGCTATGGATCTGCTGGAAAATCAGCAGCCCGAAGCCGCCCTGCCCTATATCAAAGCTTTCCACGATCAGATGAAGCTGACAGGAGCCTATATTTCAGGTGCTGATGAACTGGAAATGCCCCAGATGTTTGCCGGCTATTTTGATGTAGAAACCAATATCCGCAATCTTGCACTCGATACCAGCTCATCCGGCCCTTCCCCTGCATCTGACATCCTCAACGTCATGAAATTCACGGATGCCACAGAGGGCAGCGGAATCCCCGCCATACGAAATTCCACACAGCCACCTGCTGTACTTGCCGTTACGGACTACGACGCCGAAGGAAACATGTTTCTGTACACCTCCTATCCGGTTTCCGCTTCCCGTTCTGTGCCCTATCTGCTGGTTAATAGCATGGGCACGTTCAGTCCCTGCCGAGTGGTGGGTGATCTGGCACATGATGGCATGGACTTGGATGCTGTGTTTGCCGATTATGACAATGACGGATATCCTGATCTGTTTGTTTCTACCACAAGCGGCATAGTGGTGTTTAAGAACAATGGAGATGGCTCTTTTACCCGTATCCGCAATGACATTGGGCTTAATCACGCCGATCATGTGACCCGCATGTTGTTTGCTGACCTGGACCAGGATGGGGATCTGGATTTGTATGCAGCAGGAAAAAACGGTAATCTCTTTTTCCGGAACAACGGCGACGGCACCTTCACCGAAAATACCCGGGCCATGCAGTTGAATGATGATGGTACGTTATCGATGGACTTTGGCGACTGGGACAATGACGGAGATCTCGATATTGTTTGCCTGGATCAGCAGGGTGTGAAACTGTTTAACAACGACCGACACGGCCGTTTTCACGAAATCAGTGACTCCGTCGGGCTGCGTAATCCGGCCTACACCGGCAGTGTAATTGCCTTTGGCGACTACAACAATGATGGCCGCCTGGATATCCTGATTGCCGGAGGGAAAAACGGCTGCACCTTGTTGGAAAACCAGCCGGATCATCATTTCGTGCCGGATAAGCTGGCTTCAGCACAACTTTCCCGGGCACTGAAAGGCATGCAGGTGTATGATGCAGCTTTTGTGGATATTGACAACGATGGCCATGAAGATATCTGTGTGGTGGGTACATCCGATAACGGTACGGCTCCGGGTATCCGGCTGTTTCATAACGAAGGTGCAAAAGGTTTCCGCGATATCAGCAATCTGCTGCCTCAGGAAAACCTGCAGGCCTATCGGTTACGAATTGCCGATTATAATTTCGATGGTGATGAAGATATTTTCATAGCAGGTCCATCCGGTACCCGGCTGCTCCGCAATGACGGCGGCAATCTGAATCATTTCATTCAGATTCAGCTTACCGGACTCGCATATGGCAACAGCAAAAACAACCGGGCCGGCATAGGCGCCCGGATTGAGCTGAAGGCCGGCGATTTATACCAGGCAAAAACCGTAAAAAGTACCCTTACCGAATTTGGCCTTGGACAGCGCCGGCGTGTTGACGCCGTGCGCATTCTATGGCCCAACGGCGTGCCCCAGACCGTGCTGGATCCTACCAGCAAACAGCGCATCCTGGAGCAGGAACAACTGAAAGGTTCATGCCCGTTTCTCTATACCTGGAATGGCAAACGTTTCATTTTCCTGAAAGACATGATGTGGCGAAGCATCCTGGGTGTGCCGTTTGCCATCCACGGAAAAGATACAGTCTATGCCGATTCAGGCCCTTCAAAGGAATACCTGCTGATTCCCGGCGAAGCCCTGCAGCCCAACCATGGCCAATACCAGCTACGCATCACCGAAGAACTCTGGGAAACCATGTATTTGGATGAGCTCAGGCTGTATGCCGTGGATCACCCCGATTCGGTAAACGTGTATACCGACGAGCGTTTTGTGCCTCCTCCTTATCCGGGTCTTACTTTGTATCAAGTAGCCCATCCCCATCTACCGGTTCGGGCCACCGACGGGTATGGGCACGATCTGCTACCCCTCTTGCAAGCCTACGATTTTCAATATGTGGCTGATTTTCCTCTGGGCAAATACCAGGGATTAACACCCTTGCACGATCTGATTCTGGACCTGGGACCCGCAGCTGCCAACGATGACAGCCTGCTGCTTTTCCTGCGCGGTTGGATTATGCCCACCGATGCCAGCATCAACACTGCCCTAACCCAAACCTCCCGTTTCAGACAACAACCACCACTGGTACAGGTGATTAATCGGGCTGGTCAATGGCAGACCGTTATCCCCAACATGGGTTTCCCTATGGGCAGGGATAAAATGATCGTGATAGATTTATCCCATAAATTTCTTACCCCCGGTGACCGACGGATTCGCATCCGTACAACCATGCAGATTTACTGGGACCAGGCATTTTTCGTCACTCATCCGCCTGCTGCACCGCTTCGCATTTCACCCGTTGCCATGCAAAGTGCTGATCTGCGCTACAGGGGATATTCTGCTTTCTATCATAAAGGAAGTCCTTATGGGCCGCTATGGTACGATTACGATCGGGTAAGCACGGGTCAGCGGTGGCGCGATCTCACAGGTTATTATACTCGATACGGCGATGTACTGCCGCTTTTGCAAAAAGCCGATGATGCTTATATCATTGCCAATTCAGGAGATGAAGTTGCTGTTGCATTTGATGCCACCCGATTGCCTGCCCTGCCCAAGGGATGGAAACGTGATTTTGTGCTTTATAGCGAAGGATGGGTAAAGGATGGCGATCTGAATACAGCCTGCAGCCAAACTGTGGAACCATTGCCATTCCATGGCATGCCGTCCTATCCCTATGGTCCGGAGGTACATTATCCTTCGGATTCAGCCCATCAGCGCTATCTGCGTACCTACAATACCCGAAAGGTGGATGCCGATGACTTCAGAAATGCGTTGCGAAATGGCACTGCAGAAAGGCCCTAA
- the treF gene encoding alpha,alpha-trehalase TreF codes for MNRLRYWFAVVIFFGNYTICNAQLASPRALFQDLFVDVQMQQVFPDGKTFVDCIPKYSPDSILKAYHQQKKQPDFSLQQFVHAYFRLPETNTRTYHSDVQAGIRRHIEELWNVLSRTPNRQDTSRYGSLIPLPYPYIVPGGRFREVYYWDSYFTMLGLKESRDTELIEDMVKNFAYLINRFGFVPNGNRTYYLTRSQPPYFSLMVDLLAGLKGDYIYATYQQPLLREYAYWMKGADELRPGEAAHHVVMLADSCILNRYWDESNQPREESYRADVIAARQSGEPDTVFYRNIRAAAESGMDFSSRWFADNRNLGTIITTHLIAVDLNCLLYHLEKTIARSYAVTGNYLQQKQYEHLAELRKEHLLKYCWDAQQQAFTDYDFTQKKYSPRISLASMYPLFFKLADSTQAAAMARLIRSLYLQPGGVVTTLQQTGQQWDAPNGWAPLEYITIQGLRNYHYDSLARRIALRWIELNRRVFDNTGKLMEKYDVMDIRRKAGGGEYPTQDGFGWTNGVLLKLMNEYQVKD; via the coding sequence ATGAATCGCTTACGCTACTGGTTTGCAGTCGTTATCTTTTTCGGGAATTACACAATATGCAATGCACAACTGGCTTCGCCCCGCGCATTGTTTCAGGATTTGTTTGTGGATGTACAAATGCAGCAGGTGTTCCCTGATGGAAAAACATTTGTGGATTGCATACCCAAATATTCGCCGGACAGTATTCTCAAAGCTTATCATCAGCAAAAAAAGCAACCTGATTTCAGCTTGCAGCAATTTGTACATGCTTATTTCCGTTTGCCTGAAACCAATACCCGTACTTATCATTCCGATGTACAGGCAGGCATCAGGCGTCATATTGAAGAGTTGTGGAACGTGCTTTCGCGCACTCCGAACCGACAGGACACATCGCGATATGGTTCACTGATTCCGCTCCCCTATCCTTACATTGTACCGGGTGGACGTTTCCGGGAAGTTTATTACTGGGATTCCTATTTTACCATGCTAGGTTTGAAGGAAAGCCGCGATACGGAATTGATAGAAGATATGGTAAAAAATTTTGCCTACCTCATCAATCGTTTTGGTTTTGTACCCAATGGTAATCGCACCTATTATCTGACTCGCTCTCAGCCTCCTTATTTTTCGCTGATGGTTGATTTGCTTGCCGGTTTAAAAGGCGATTATATTTATGCCACCTATCAACAACCTTTGCTCCGGGAATATGCTTACTGGATGAAAGGTGCTGATGAGCTGCGTCCGGGTGAAGCGGCTCATCATGTGGTGATGCTGGCCGACAGTTGTATCCTGAATCGTTACTGGGATGAAAGCAATCAGCCCCGCGAAGAATCCTATCGTGCAGATGTGATAGCGGCCCGCCAGTCCGGCGAACCCGATACTGTTTTTTACCGCAACATACGGGCAGCAGCAGAATCAGGTATGGACTTCAGCAGCCGTTGGTTTGCTGATAACCGCAACCTGGGCACCATCATAACCACTCATCTGATCGCGGTTGATTTAAATTGTTTGCTGTATCATCTGGAAAAAACCATAGCCAGAAGCTATGCCGTTACAGGAAACTATTTGCAGCAGAAACAATATGAACATCTGGCTGAACTACGAAAAGAGCATCTGCTGAAATATTGTTGGGATGCACAACAGCAGGCATTCACAGATTATGATTTTACGCAAAAAAAATATTCACCCCGTATTTCACTGGCCAGCATGTATCCATTGTTTTTCAAGCTTGCCGATTCCACACAGGCTGCTGCCATGGCCAGGCTGATCCGATCCCTGTATCTTCAGCCCGGAGGTGTGGTGACCACCCTGCAACAAACCGGTCAGCAGTGGGATGCACCCAACGGCTGGGCTCCGTTGGAATACATTACCATTCAGGGTTTGCGCAATTATCATTACGATAGCCTTGCCCGCCGGATAGCGCTTCGCTGGATTGAACTTAATCGCCGTGTATTTGACAATACAGGTAAACTCATGGAAAAATATGATGTCATGGATATCCGAAGAAAAGCTGGTGGCGGTGAATATCCTACACAGGACGGATTTGGATGGACAAACGGAGTTTTACTGAAATTGATGAATGAATATCAAGTAAAGGATTGA
- a CDS encoding methylmalonyl-CoA mutase family protein has product MENEISGTMQATADAEASRDYPIRIVTAASLFDGHDAAINIMRRIMQSKGAEVIHLGHNRSVYEIAKAALEEDADAVAVTSYQGGHMEFFTYLYDLLHDNQGSHILIFGGGGGTILPQEITELHNYGIARIYSPDDGRQMGLEGMIEDVLQKCRQQRKIRSMTSFSIPEESTPSSSRYVLQASRPVVQIARAITLAELQGEADDASRTEKRAPVLGITGSGGSGKSSLTDEIVLRFLEAYPDKTVAIIAVDPSRRRTGGALLGDRIRMNTAGDPRVYMRSLATRNQESSLSKAIRAALQVVQQASFDLIILESAGVGQGDTSIVDHCDVSLYVMTPEFGAASQLEKINMLDYADAIAINKFDKAGAEDAYMAVCKQYQRNHGLWQAKQESLPVVGTIASQFHDSGVNRLFQILIEKIESKTGFAFGKPRLQIAADQHPVFPAIIPPKRTRYLSDIADTIHRYNQWVREQTELASRWYQVEGTLAQLPDGAPEKQALENLRQQLLAALDPDCRSRIESWPALRQAYQQDELVYQVRGKDIRQPLFYTTLSGTRLPRVILPRYQDWGDVLRWQLQENVPGSFPYTAGVFPLKRTEEEPMRMFAGEGCPERTNKRFHYLAAEQPARRLSTAFDSVTLYGEDPAEQPDIYGKIGNSGVSIATLDDAKKLYSGFDLCDPHTSVSMTINGPAPIILAFFLNAAIDQQCEKWIDAHSQWDAVQARMEEIFAHHPRPVYYNPLAPGRLPDGHNGLGLRLLGVTGDQLLPRDVYEQIKARTLAQVRGTVQADILKEDQAQNTCIFSTEFALKLMGDVQEYFIQNRMRNFYSVSISGYHIAEAGANPITQLAFTLANGFTYVEYYLSRGMQVDDFMHNLSFFFSNGMDAEYSVIGRVARRIWAKAIRYLYKGNERSQKLKYHIQTSGRSLHAQEIDFNDIRTTLQALYAIYDNCNSLHTNAYDEAITTPTEESVRRAMAIQLIINRELGTAKTENFIQGSFLIEELTDLVEEAVLAEFERISSRGGVLGAMERMYQRNRIQEESLHYEALKHSGELPVIGVNTFLNKKGSPTMVPHEVIRSTKEEKEQQIFNLRAFQTRHADQASGMLSRLKQVARQQQNIFAELMETVKYCSLGQITHALYEVGGRYRRNM; this is encoded by the coding sequence ATGGAAAATGAAATCTCCGGAACCATGCAAGCTACAGCTGATGCTGAAGCATCGCGTGATTATCCCATCCGGATTGTAACGGCTGCCAGTTTGTTTGACGGCCATGATGCAGCCATCAATATCATGCGTCGCATCATGCAAAGCAAAGGTGCTGAAGTCATTCATCTCGGACATAACCGCAGTGTGTATGAAATTGCTAAAGCTGCACTGGAAGAAGATGCGGATGCTGTGGCTGTAACCAGCTATCAGGGTGGCCACATGGAATTTTTTACCTATCTGTATGATCTGCTGCATGATAATCAGGGATCTCATATTTTGATTTTTGGTGGCGGAGGTGGCACCATTTTACCTCAGGAAATTACCGAACTGCATAACTATGGCATTGCTCGTATTTATTCGCCCGATGATGGCCGGCAAATGGGGTTGGAAGGCATGATTGAGGATGTGTTGCAGAAATGCCGGCAACAGCGGAAAATCCGGTCAATGACCTCTTTTTCTATACCTGAAGAATCAACTCCTTCTTCATCCCGCTATGTATTGCAAGCCAGCAGGCCGGTGGTACAGATAGCGCGGGCTATCACCTTAGCTGAGTTACAGGGTGAAGCAGATGATGCTTCGCGCACAGAAAAACGGGCACCTGTGCTGGGCATTACCGGTAGCGGGGGATCGGGTAAATCCTCGCTGACCGATGAAATTGTGTTGCGATTTCTGGAGGCTTATCCGGATAAAACAGTAGCCATCATTGCGGTGGACCCTTCCCGGCGCCGCACAGGTGGAGCGTTGCTGGGCGACCGAATCAGGATGAATACGGCCGGCGACCCGCGCGTGTATATGCGTTCGCTGGCCACCCGCAACCAGGAAAGCTCGCTGAGTAAGGCTATCCGCGCGGCTCTTCAGGTCGTGCAGCAAGCCAGCTTCGACCTTATCATCTTGGAAAGTGCAGGTGTGGGGCAGGGCGATACTTCCATTGTGGATCACTGTGATGTGAGCCTGTATGTGATGACACCCGAATTCGGGGCAGCTTCCCAGCTGGAAAAAATCAACATGCTGGATTATGCCGATGCTATTGCGATTAACAAGTTTGACAAAGCCGGGGCGGAAGATGCCTATATGGCCGTATGCAAGCAATACCAGCGTAATCATGGTCTCTGGCAAGCCAAACAGGAGTCTTTGCCTGTGGTGGGTACCATCGCTTCCCAGTTTCACGACAGCGGCGTAAATCGTTTGTTTCAAATCCTAATAGAAAAAATAGAATCCAAAACAGGTTTTGCATTTGGCAAGCCCCGGCTGCAGATTGCAGCCGATCAGCATCCGGTGTTCCCCGCCATCATTCCGCCGAAACGTACCCGTTATTTGTCTGATATTGCCGATACCATTCATCGATATAACCAATGGGTAAGAGAACAGACTGAGCTGGCAAGCAGATGGTATCAGGTGGAAGGTACCCTGGCTCAGCTGCCTGATGGGGCCCCTGAAAAGCAGGCTCTGGAAAATCTCAGGCAGCAGCTGCTGGCAGCTCTGGATCCGGATTGCCGCAGCCGCATTGAATCCTGGCCGGCACTCCGGCAAGCCTATCAGCAGGATGAGCTGGTGTATCAGGTGCGGGGAAAGGATATCCGCCAGCCTTTGTTTTATACAACGCTGAGCGGTACCCGCTTGCCCCGGGTGATATTGCCCCGGTATCAGGATTGGGGCGATGTGCTTCGCTGGCAGCTTCAGGAAAATGTGCCGGGCAGCTTTCCCTACACGGCTGGTGTATTCCCCCTGAAGCGAACCGAAGAAGAACCCATGCGCATGTTTGCCGGCGAAGGATGTCCAGAGCGCACCAACAAACGTTTTCATTACCTCGCTGCCGAACAGCCGGCCCGTCGACTGTCTACAGCATTTGACAGTGTAACGCTTTATGGGGAAGATCCTGCCGAACAGCCAGATATTTACGGCAAAATCGGCAACAGCGGGGTAAGCATTGCCACGCTTGACGATGCCAAAAAGCTGTATAGCGGCTTTGACCTGTGCGACCCCCATACTTCGGTAAGTATGACCATCAATGGCCCCGCTCCGATCATCCTGGCATTTTTCCTGAATGCAGCCATTGATCAGCAATGTGAGAAATGGATTGACGCCCATTCCCAATGGGATGCCGTCCAGGCCCGGATGGAAGAAATATTTGCCCATCATCCACGGCCTGTTTATTACAACCCCCTTGCTCCGGGTCGCCTGCCGGATGGACATAACGGATTGGGGCTGCGGCTGCTGGGCGTAACGGGCGATCAGTTATTGCCACGCGACGTGTATGAGCAAATCAAAGCTCGGACCCTGGCACAGGTAAGGGGCACGGTGCAGGCCGATATCCTGAAAGAAGATCAGGCACAAAACACCTGCATTTTTTCTACCGAATTTGCCCTGAAGCTAATGGGCGATGTGCAGGAATATTTTATCCAAAACCGCATGCGCAATTTCTACAGTGTATCCATCAGCGGATATCATATTGCCGAAGCCGGTGCCAATCCCATTACCCAGCTGGCTTTTACACTGGCCAATGGATTTACGTATGTGGAGTATTATCTGAGCCGGGGCATGCAGGTAGATGATTTTATGCACAACCTTTCTTTCTTTTTCAGCAATGGCATGGATGCAGAATACAGTGTGATAGGACGTGTGGCCAGGCGCATCTGGGCCAAAGCAATCCGTTATCTGTACAAAGGCAATGAACGTTCGCAAAAACTCAAATATCATATTCAAACCAGTGGCCGCAGCCTGCATGCACAGGAAATTGATTTCAATGATATCCGCACCACGCTGCAGGCCTTGTATGCGATATACGACAATTGCAATTCGCTTCACACCAATGCCTATGATGAAGCCATTACCACACCTACGGAAGAAAGCGTTCGCCGGGCGATGGCTATCCAGCTGATCATCAACCGCGAACTGGGGACGGCCAAAACGGAAAATTTCATTCAGGGTTCGTTTTTGATTGAAGAACTTACCGATCTGGTAGAAGAAGCCGTGCTGGCCGAATTTGAACGCATTTCATCCCGCGGGGGTGTATTGGGCGCCATGGAACGCATGTATCAGCGCAACCGCATCCAGGAGGAAAGCCTGCATTATGAAGCCTTGAAACACAGCGGAGAACTTCCTGTCATTGGCGTAAATACATTCCTGAATAAAAAGGGATCACCTACCATGGTACCGCATGAGGTAATTCGCAGTACCAAAGAGGAAAAAGAACAACAGATTTTTAATCTGCGTGCTTTCCAGACCCGACATGCCGATCAGGCATCTGGCATGTTATCCCGCCTAAAGCAGGTTGCCCGCCAGCAACAAAATATCTTTGCCGAGCTCATGGAAACGGTGAAATACTGTTCTCTTGGGCAGATCACCCATGCTCTCTATGAAGTGGGCGGACGTTATCGCCGCAACATGTAA